From Triticum urartu cultivar G1812 chromosome 2, Tu2.1, whole genome shotgun sequence, a single genomic window includes:
- the LOC125538181 gene encoding non-specific lipid-transfer protein 4-like encodes MSMRSLLVLALVVAAAACLAAPRGAHGAGECGKTPADKMALKLAPCASAGQDPKSAPSSGCCAAVHTIGKQSPKCLCAVMLSDTAKSAGIKPEAAMSIPKRCNLVDRPVGYKCGAYTLP; translated from the exons ATGTCGATGAGGAGTCTGCTGGTGCTCGCTCTGGTGGTCGCGGCCGCGGCGTGCCTCGCGGCGCCGCGCGGCGCGCACGGGGCCGGCGAGTGCGGGAAGACGCCGGCGGACAAGATGGCGCTCAAGCTGGCGCCGTGCGCGTCGGCGGGGCAGGACCCCAAGTCGGCGCCGTCCAGCGGGTGCTGCGCGGCGGTGCACACCATCGGCAAGCAGAGCCCCAAGTGCCTCTGCGCCGTCATGCTCTCCGACACCGCCAAGAGCGCCGGCATCAAGCCGGAGGCCGCCATGTCCATCCCCAAGCGCTGCAACCTCGTCGACCGCCCGGTCGGCTACAAGTGCGGAG CTTACACTCTGCCCTGA